The following is a genomic window from Plectropomus leopardus isolate mb chromosome 3, YSFRI_Pleo_2.0, whole genome shotgun sequence.
TCCGGGCCTTTGTTAAGCCCCGTTCACACCGCAGACAAACCTGCTAAGAGCCACCAACATCTGGCTGCTTCAGGTGACTCTGCAGTGAAACTAAACACCCGGTTGAACGTGCCAATCACAGTGACTTAACCGTCATGACACAACCTGCTGAGTCATGATACAATTTACCTCCTCtaatctcctcctcctcctccctgctcctacttctcctcctccttcctcctcctctgctcctcctcaggcGCTCTTTGTCCTCTTCATCCTGGCCTATATCCACATCGCCTTCTCCCGTTCTCCCATTAATTGTCTGGAGGAGGTGAGGGACCGCTGGCCGAGGGACGGGATTCTGCGTGTGGAGATCCAGAGGAACTCCAGCCGGGCGCCGGTGCTCCTGCAGTACTACGACTCCTCGGGcctccaggaggagctggaagaGGCTGCGGGAGGAGTGGCCGGGCTCAGCCTGGCAgcgctgcaggaggaggaggaggaggaggaggagatgaccCTGGAGATGTTTGACAACAGCTCGGTGCAGGTCAGTCGCATGCCACACCTGTCACTCTCTGAGCACTTCCTGCCACTTCTTGTCGCTCTCTGAGCACTTCCTGTCTCCTGCTGCAGTTTGAGCTGGACATGGAGCCTCGTCTGAAGCCGTCTCTGATTGGTGGAGGTGTGGGAAGAGGCGGGgcatcaggaggaggaggagtcaaCGACAGCCAGGATGTGTCCTTCAGTCAGACCACTAAAGGTATGCAGCCGCTGCAGGACGCAGCGTCTCACCTGGACATGATGACCCGAGCAGGtaacacccccctcctctgtctgctcctcctctgtctcctcctcctctgtcctcctggtGTCACAAGgaaaacatgtattattatatacatattatatattattatattttccgTCACATGTTGTCATGTTGATGTAAATCAGATTTGAGACAAGATCATAGAAGTAACCCGAGAACcgtaattttaatgtttttttttttttatagaaaggaaaaatagccaaaactttttctttaaaaatcattaaggaaacaaaggaaaacattaaagtttttactttattagaaaaatgtccaaaaactccagccatttaaagttttattttctttaaactctGACTTAAAGTCCTGGAAACGTTATCGGTAACAATCTTTATGAACCCTGTCTTACACAACtatactttcaaaataaaataaaaaataaattacttaaaatcaAACCTCTGGACGCCCTCTGACACAGTTCGATGATCGACTTTGTTGTTGTGTCGTCGGACGTCTTGGACACTTGGGTGAAGAGAGGGActgagctgtcaaccgatcaccacctggtggtgagttggctctgatggtgggggaggatgccggtcagacctggcagatccaaacgcattgtgagggtctgctgggaacgtctggcagaatCTCctgtcagaaggagcttcaactcccacctctggGAGatcttcgaccatgtcccgggggaggagGGGGCCATTGAGTCAGAatgggccatgttccgtgcctccgtTTTTGAGGCGGCTGTGcccgtaaggtggtcggtgcctgtcgtGACTGCAACACCCAAACCCGTTGGTGGACACCAGCGGTGATGGTGGTGCCCTGGCTTcaaagaggttctggaccaccatccggcatctcaggagggggaagcggtgctctgtcaacactgtgtttGGTGGGGACGGTGCGCTGCTGACCTTGACTCAGGATGTTGTGGATcagtggaaggaatacttcgaagacctcctcaatcccaccgacacacCTTctggtgaggaagcagggcctggggacttgGGAGATGGCTctcccatctctggggctgaggttgccgaggtggtcaaaaagctcctcggtggcagggccccgggggtggatgagATCCGCCCAGAGTTActtaaggccctggatgttgtggggctgtcatggttAATATGACTCTGCagcattgcgtggacatcgggggcagtgcctctggactggcaccCAAGGTGGTAGTCCCTccttttaagaagggggaccggaggttgtgttccaactatagggggatcacactcctcagtcTCTCTGGTAAGGTTTATtcaggggtactagagaggagggtccgctgGATAGTCGAACCTCGGatccaggaggagcaatgcggtttccGTCCTGGtcatggaactgtggaccagctctggaaccttggcaggatccttgagggtgcatgggattttgcccaaccagtccacatgttctttgtggacttggagaaggcattcgaccgtgtccctcggggaatCCTGAGGGAGGTTACCGGGAGTATGGAGtatcggaccccctgatacgggccGTTCATTCCCTGTAcgaccggtgccggagcttggtctgCATTGCGGGCAGTAAGTCGGGCtcgtttccagtgagggttggactccgccagggttGGGAATGGGTcactgctttttgcagatgatgtgttcctgttggcttcatcaggctgtgaccttcagctctcgctggatcggttcgcagccgagtgtgaagcggccgggatgagaatcagcacctctaaatctgaggccatggttctcagccagaAAAGGGTGTCTTGTTCATGGATGAGGGAAGAATGGAGCGGAAGATCAACAGGCGGAttggtgcggcgtctgcagtaatgcggactctgcaccgatctgtcgtggtgaagagggagctgagctgaaaggcaaagctctcgatttaccggtcgatcttcgttcctactcTCACCTATGAAAAAACTCATGAAAGAATCCTgctaatgtgttatttttagatCTCCATTTAAGCTAGCCGCTAATCCAGAAGTCGGTCGCTCCGCTGGCGGGAGTTAACCACTCGGCTACACTTGGCCGAACTCAGTGATTTTCGGCTGCCATTAATCTCTACTACgctgctctatgggccagtagatccgggtattttacacatttctaaacccggaaaaagagttttctctgcttcatgcgccactgagcagctctcataggatagaacgaggccccgcccccacagctgtatccagatttataatacgTCCATGGAAgctgctaacatgctaacagtCTGATTTCCTGCTACATCACAGTCATGTGATTAAGCCAACCTGAGCTGTCGtcgtttgttgtttgttgttgatgtaaatgtttgtcattgttgttgtttcagtgTGGCCTCAGGAGGAGTACATCGTGGAGTATTCTCTAGAGTATGGCTTTCTGCGTCTGTCCCAGAGCACTAGGCAGAGACTCAACATCCCTGTCATGGTCGTCACCCTGGGTGAGAAACACCTTTCCACCTGTCAGTCACATGACTGTAACACCTTTCCACCTGCCGGTCACATGACTATAACACCTGTCGGTCACATGACTGTAACACCTTTCCACCTGTCGGTCACATGACTGTAACACCTTTCCGCCTGACGGTCACATGACTATAACACCTGTCGGTCACATGACTGTAACACCTTTCCGCCTGATGGTCACATGACTATAACACCTGTCGATCACATGACTGTAACACCTTTCCACCTGTCGGTCACATGACTATAACACCTTTCCACCTGACGGTCACATGACTATAACACCTGTCGGTCACATGACTGTAACACCTTTCCACCTGACGGTCACATGACTATAACACCTGCCGGTCACATGACTGTAACACCTTTCCACCTGACGGTCACATGACTGTAACACCTTTCCACCTGTGATGTCCCCTATGTAGATCCCATGAAAGACGAATGTTTTGGTGACGGCTTCAGTCGCTTCCTGCTGGACGAGTTTTTGGGGTACGATGACATCCTGATGTCCAGCGTGAAGGCGCTCGCAGAGAATGAGGAGAACAAAGGTAGAGACTGGAAGGGGatgggggtcaaaggtcactggagacaaaagtaaaacagtacaaagagaaaaaagttggtttctttcaaaatatttccacattcTAAACAGAtccagcttttattttataaaaaacagaTGGTGGTTCTCTCATCAACTACCCTAATTACCAAACCCGAGACACAGAACCATGGTTCCTCTGGTGTTCTGCTCTCATGAGAGAACCAGGGTTCCTCTGCCTAGTTCTGTGTAGTTCGGGTGTTTGATGCTGTGGGTCGTCAGCAGGTTGTTCATGTTACTCTGTGTTTCTCCACAGGGTTCCTCAGAAATGTGGTGTCTGGAGAACATTACCGGTTCGTCAGCATGTGGATGGCTAGAACCTCTTACCTGGCGGCCTTCGTCATCATGGTCATATTTGTAAGTGAGAACGTTCTGCAGCTGATCAGTAGAACCAGACGCGGACTCTGACAGTGAGGGTCTGTTCTAGATCAGACCTCAACCTCTGAAAGGACAGGAGAACCTTCAGTCAGTGATTTAAAGAGTCCAAACTGTGTTCTGTGTTCCAGACTCTGTCTGTGTCCATGCTGCTCCGGTACTCCCACCACCAGATCTTCGTCTTCATTGGTCAGTGCAACATTCACACCACCAGTCCTCAATCTGTACAACATGTGGTCTGACCgggtctctgtctgtcctccgtCTGACCTGGTCTCTGTCTGCCCTCTTCTTACCtggtctctgtctgtccccccTCTGATGTGGTCCCGGTCTGTCCTTCCTCTGATGTGGTCCTGGTCTGTCCTCCCTCTGATGTGGTCTTTGTCTGTCCTCCCTCTGATGTGGTCCTTGTCTGTCCTCCCTCTGATGTGGTCCTGGTCTGTCCCCCCTCTTATTTGGTCCTGGTCTGTCCCGGTCTCAGTGGACCTGCTCCAGATGTTGGAGATGAACATGACCATCGCCTTCCCAGCAGCCCCTCTGCTCACCGTCATCCTGGCTCTCGTTGGTAAGTCAGAGTCCTGGAGACTCAAGGTTTTCAAGGCAGTCGAGTTTCAGGCTGCTGATTGGTTAATGAGTGATTATCGGTTAATGAGTAATCATTGTTTAATGATTGGTTAATGAGTGACTAAGTATTGAATAATAATTGGGTTGAATAGAGTTAAAAGTCGCCCCTGTGATGTCACATCCTGTCACCAGGCATGGAGGCCATCATGTCGGAGTTCTTCAACGACACGACGACGGCCTTCTACATCATCCTCATTGTCTGGTTGGCGGATCAATATGATGCCATCTGCTGCCACACCAACACCAGCAAACGCCACTGGCTGAGGTGAGTCACTGACCAAACCTCGCAAACAGGAAGTCCCTCAAAAACTCCTACATTAACTCTGAAACACCAGTCAAGGCTTTTCAAAGAGCCTTAACCAACAGAAGGTCTGACCTAAAGAGAATCCCTTAAATTCTTAATGGAGACTTTAAGGGATTTTATGGACTACTAGATGATAATCCTCTGAGACATCTGGAGTCCCTCAGGGCTCCGTCCTCAGACTGctgttctttttatttgatcagGACCAACTTAAGAGGGACACAGAGGGAGCTCAACACCTGCTGCTTCACTCACCTCACTGTCACACCTGTGAAGCACCACACCTgtcctctgtctgctctgtgagGACAGGTCCTCAGTGCTCCACAGATGTGCCGGTGAGGTGAGTGAAGCAGCAGGTGTTGAGTTTTGTTAGGAAGAACAACCTCAACATTAAAGCTGTAAGCAGCGATGAAagggccctcgcacccccacGCATGTCGGGATTCCTTGCGGGACTCCGACTGACACGGTCGCTTATCTCTGTCAAAGTCAGATAATTCACGcagtttggaccctggagtgagatATATTACATGGTGTAGTACTTTCAGTGGCCACTGGGTGGCAGTGGAGGGGACACAGTTTCCATGTCATTTTAGTGTACATTtatagaccaaaccatgtaaatatcatgtaaatccaaTCATAAATGTcaggcttacttcctgttgccatTAGGTGGTGCTGCTACGACAAGTGAACATTGTTATACATTGTCACCTTTATCAAGcctatgaagtttcaggcagatcggaCAATTTTCACCAAACTTACAACAATTTCCGGTTGTATGCCGAGACATCAAAGTTGTACACCATGTAACGGGAAAACCGTAAAAGTTTTGGGCAGACCtgtgataacttttcatcaccaaggGTTGAGAATGGACACACCAATTCTGAAGTCAATCAGATTAATCCTGTAGGATGAGATGGCAAAAGTACGAGGCCCAAAATTGgcaaaactgagcaaaaaattcaaaatggctgaccTGTTGGGTTTTGGGTCCAATAGTCTCTTTTGTGCATCTGGGCATGGTACATAAGTGTACCGAATTTCGTAATTGTTGGTGAAACTGGTCATTGGGACTATATGTCAGGAGGTGCTGGGAAACCATTTTGCCACACATATTTCTGAAACcaccaaaattttaaattttgaaattttggctGGACGAGCGTGCCACTTTTCATGAGTGTGGATTAGTTCTTTAATCTTTGTTCCTATCTTTTTATGAATGGTTGTAGTTTTCTAACAGCAGATGATATCCTTCAGATATTTTTGTTACTAACTTCTCCTGCTGACTCTTGACactttttcattgtatttttctgtcttttctgaaCATGTGAATCtgcaaataaaccaaaatatggAAGAGCTTTCCATGAAAATAGTGGTGGATGTGTGGAAGATGTTGGGGGGAATTTGAAGGTTCTTCAGGATTATCTGTGAGGTGTTTGAACATGAGCTATTTGTATTCATCAGGTTCTTCTACCTTTACCACTTTGCCTTCTACGCCTATCACTATCGCTTCAACGGGCAGTACAGCAGCCTCGCCCTCGTCACCTCCTGGCTATTCATCCAGGTCAGAACCACAGCCGacaccacacaaacaccaacatcacaaacatcaaaatcacaaacatcacaaatgtCATAAATATCACCAACATGACAAACGTCACAAATGTGACCTCACGCTCaggtgttttactgttttactttaacagctgcagcaggttgATGTTTGTATCAGTCTGTCTATAAATAcggtgaaaatataaaataaggaaaaacgTGATTGATTGatgcttctcctcctctctctcctcctctctctctctctcctctcctctttcctcctcctctctgtctcctctctctcctcctcctctctctgtcttctcttctcttctctctcgctttcctctcctctcctctcctctcctctctcctcctcctcctcctcttctcctctctgtctctctctctcctctctcctcctcctctctctctctctctcttctcatctctcctctctcctccttctctctcctcctacTGCTCCTCCCGTTTACCCTCCTCAGCACTCTATGATCTACTTCTTCCATCACTATGAGCTCCCTGCGATCCTGCAGCAGATCCGGATTCAGGAGATGCTGCTTCAGAACCAGCAGGCGGGTCAGAATCAGACCGCCTTGCAggacaacaccaacaacaacaacaccgccgccgccgccgccacgGTGGGGCGGCCAACCAACAACACAACCCAACCGGGACCCAACGCTCCCCAGCCAGGGCCCCACACTGACCCtcactcctcttcctcctctcctgctgcaggAGGCGGGGGGGAGGTGAGGGCAGAGCTGAACTGGGTCACTCAGACGGCCATCATCACTGAAGCTTTGTCCTCCTCCAACCAGCTCCCTGacgcaggaggagcagcaggaggagcagcaggaggagcagcaggaggagcagcaggaggNNNNNNNNNNNNNNNNNNNNNNNNNNNNNNNNNNNNNNNNNNNNNNNNNNNNNNNNNNNNNNNNNNNNNNNNNNNNNNNNNNNNNNNNNNNNNNNNNNNNNNNNNNNNNNNNNNNNNNNNNNNNNNNNNNNNNNNNNNNNNNNNNNNNNNNNNNNNNNNNNNNNNNNNNNNNNNNNNNNNNNNNNNNNNNNNNNNNNNNNNNNNNNNNNNNNNNNNNNNNNNNNNNNN
Proteins encoded in this region:
- the tmem259 gene encoding membralin → MSENQANNNNVPLNNNNNNNMGPNRLRNPNINQNPLINVRDRLFHALFFKMAVTYARLFPPSFRRVFEFFVLLKALFVLFILAYIHIAFSRSPINCLEEVRDRWPRDGILRVEIQRNSSRAPVLLQYYDSSGLQEELEEAAGGVAGLSLAALQEEEEEEEEMTLEMFDNSSVQFELDMEPRLKPSLIGGGVGRGGASGGGGVNDSQDVSFSQTTKGMQPLQDAASHLDMMTRAVWPQEEYIVEYSLEYGFLRLSQSTRQRLNIPVMVVTLDPMKDECFGDGFSRFLLDEFLGYDDILMSSVKALAENEENKGFLRNVVSGEHYRFVSMWMARTSYLAAFVIMVIFTLSVSMLLRYSHHQIFVFIVDLLQMLEMNMTIAFPAAPLLTVILALVGMEAIMSEFFNDTTTAFYIILIVWLADQYDAICCHTNTSKRHWLRFFYLYHFAFYAYHYRFNGQYSSLALVTSWLFIQHSMIYFFHHYELPAILQQIRIQEMLLQNQQAGQNQTALQDNTNNNNTAAAAATVGRPTNNTTQPGPNAPQPGPHTDPHSSSSSPAAGGGGEVRAELNWVTQTAIITEALSSSNQLPDAGGAAGGAAGGAAGGAAG